The sequence AGCTCGCGAGCCATTCCAAAATCAGCTAGTTTTAGTAATCGATTTTTGTCCACGAGACAATTCGCAGCACGCACATCCCTGTGCACTAGTCTTTTATGTGCAAGATATTCGAGTGCTCGAGCTGCTTCTCGTGCGAATCGGGTAAGTTCACCATCAGATACTTCCATTACTTCCTTAGCAGGGACTTCATGGCGTCGAGCACTTATAGCAAATTGTCGACGGAACGTTAAATATCTATGTAAGTCGTTGTAATGTGCATGTTCCATTAACACAATTGGAGGTCCTCCACCTATACAAACACCGACAAGGCGTATAACGTTTTCGTGGCGCAATGGCGCGAGGATGCATGCTTCACGTAAAAACTCATTTTCCTTGTAAAGTCCAATGCAACACTTCGGTTCTTTTGCAGCAACTAGGACTATTTTATCGGGTTTCCTTAATTCTGCAAATCGTACTTTCCCATTACTACCAGATCCAATAACGTGGAAAAGTGTGATCGAATTACGCTGTACTAAATACGTATCCAACCAAGATACGACTCGTTTACTTTCCTCTTTTTCACGACGGCTTATGCTTGACAGTCGAGCGCGTCTAGCAACATATATCGATATGATTGCAAATGTAAATATAGCGATAGTAATGCAAATCGTTAATAGATGACAGCGAGGTGCGAATGGATCCCCTGTTGTAAATGTTATACAGTAGTATCTGTCCATTGGCTGCATCCCAACAATTTGAGTACACGTAGTAGAGTTGTTAGGCCAAACGTCAACTATACCTTTGGGAGTGATATACCACAAAGCGACTGAAGAACCTGTGTTTCCGTGCCATTTTTCGATAAATACTAACTTTTCACCAGCTTTACTTTTAAGCTCTTGTGCGGTTccatttactattattttttgcagactttttgaaaaattcctgaaataatatattattagtagaatATTATgacgaaattttaaaatatagtacacttgatatttaaaaaaaatgtcccgCTTCAAGCCCAAGGTATCCTCTCCTTTTCATgaaaagagttaaaaaaaattatgagccAGTGAACGATTTTTTTCAACAAGCCTCATAGTACGTAAATATGGATTACAAAGCgctaaaagatatttaaaatacacactTACAAAGCATTATCGAGGCCGTGAAGATCATATATTTGCGAAGGATATTCTTTAACAAAATTAGCAAATCCTTGACCAAGAAACAGGAGAGCGTCTGCCAAAGACGCAGAATTTGATGAACCAGTAAGACCGTTTTCGTGAGTCTGCCATAGTTTACGAAGTTCGTTTTGCATTTCTATTGAACCGCCTGCAGTAGGTCCTCCTCGCCATGTCAACCCTAACGTAAAGTGGTACATTTCGTCCCAGTCATTTTCAACATTGCATTTTGCCACTCTCCAATCTCTCACTATCCAAACAAAACCAGCACCTGGTGTCATACCGAGGTCCAATGCAGTACATAAAATAACACcagaaatatttgaatttgtattaacaaagaaaatacgAGCATCTAAAGTTCGGAATTTTTCCAAAGTGACTCGAACACTTTGTAAATTGATAATTTCCTCTCGgatgagtaattttttttcgttgagcagcatattaataattttttttgagtAAGTCGTGTTATCAGACAGTATAGCTACACGCATCCAGTTGCATCGTTGAAGCAATTCTAAATAAGCATGGGTAAGATTCATTAAGGATGCTGTGACTGCGTGCACTACAAGTTTAGTATCTAAAGCTACTTCCGGTAAGGTTGGACCTGCTAGCAATAGCGGTAGTTGGCCATATTCAGCGGCATTTGCCACAGCAGCAGTAACCATCCAACCCCATGCTATGGCACCTGCTATTTGCTGTTCGCGAGCCAGTGCAATGATTTTCCATGTAAAATTTTCACTATCAAGGCAGTCAACCAATGTTGTCAATGTTAAGTTGTAGTGGACttcttttatattaagtaaggaCCCTGCTATCTTTAGAACGTTTATGTGTTCTTCTAAGTCTGGATCGTCCttgcaaagaaatatttttattctataaacaaGCGGTAGTTGACGGTTATTATTTGCAGTTAAAGTCCAATTttcaatcttatttttattttgaaaagcccACAAACAAGCTGCTTCttcaatattttgtaagtatatttcattttgGAGTATTTCCCAAAGATCTGTAGTTTCAGGTGCAAATCGACTTACGAAATTCGATATTGGAAGTGCAAAACGTTTCATAAACCCTCCATTACCGACACGAACAGCTATACTAGAGTCAAGCACGTAAGAGCAGCGATTAGAAGATTTAACACATAATGGAGGTTTTACACGAAATACTTTTGGATTGCTTTCCCAAATGTCTTCATCAAGGAAAAGGAAggatttgttttgttgttgcagttctaagattttttttcgcaGAAGTAAGTCAGTTTCGATGTACACAATTTGTAGCGGTATCTCCGAGTCTGTGATCCACCGCTGCAACTCAACCGCGACTCCGATATCGTGTTGACTTTCATTGCGCGCTAACACAGCAAAGCATTCCTCGCAATCCCTGtggtatttgtaatatatttattatacatttttaaaacctGAAATTTTAAGCTTtggtcaaaatattattattttgacatttaacaagattattattatattatattacatgcgTCGTTAGCCCAACCtatacacttttatttatagattgtcGTCGTGTCTCGTTTAATGACGATaatgataacaattataattgcaTGCAATAGTATATTAAAGTCTTCGATCAATTGTATCTACGAGTACAAGTTATTCCGATGGATAAGTTCTGTAGAGTGGGGGCCTCGCGTTTCCCATTTCAGACGGCCCTCGGGGTGGATAGCAGCCGGCTTGGCCTCGCGCTGTCCTACTCACTAGTGAGGAGTGGGGGACGGGTGAGATCCCCTTCGCCCCCTAAGGAGAGCTCCACTGAGCTACGAATTTGTTTGTGGTTTATAGACACGATCCTGCAACCGATCCGTGCCATCGTATTGCAtataatacgtaaatctatggtttgGTTATCTTTACATCTTTTTCGAAGGGAATAAGCTATACTTTCTTTAACTATGatgagaaaattaataaaaagcattttttgCTACTAGAATATACAGtagactttaaaattattaatattgtttgattCCAGTCCAGTCAACTTACGTATTTTGTTTTGAGATGTTTTTAGATTCTATGAATCTACATTTATTTAGAATAGTTGCAACGCTTGAGAGACCTAAAGCTgagttgttaattaaatattcgcaCTCCTCAAACGGCACGTGAGCCAGCAAATGTATAGAAAAATCAGATGCTGCCGAAGTGAGGGCGGTCACCAAATCGACGTGGTGCGCCTCGGCGTTGCATCCGGAGCTGGGCATGTAGGCTACCGGCGCCACAACGGCTATACTGCAACAAACGAAACgagattacatttaaatatcaatatcagCTAAGATTGGGTTTCCAGACTGTTAAGAATTTGTAGATAAAAAATGCACAACGTATGCGTGGGACCTCAGGTGTTCACGTGTAGCGTCTTAGATGAACATTTACACCATCTACCATCTTATTTTGtcgttttgtataattattggtgtctttattaatatataaaatcttttcatTCACTCTTTATCGTTTCTTTTTTCTGCATTCATGTCTGCGTTAATCGAAATGCGTCTAAACGCACACATATACAATGTAGTTCCCAATTTTCTTACATATAGGTACGTAAGATAGTAGcgtttcaaaaataaagtaaatgaaacTGTTTCCAAGTATTGCCGTGTCATATTAAAACTCTATAGAAGAATGTGACATTCGAAAAATACCTTGGCCAATTAGTCATTTGGGTAAGATTGCACAGATCGGCTGTAGCTAGTTTGAGTCGCGCCGAGAAGCCTAGGATGTCTCTCACCGTCACCAGTAGCAGCGCAGCTGCAGCGCGCGGCGCCCCACCCTCGCCGAACACCGTCACCGGCATCTCTTCGCCTTTTACTCGCACTGGAACATCTGCGGTCAACATCATTCATCACGTCCGTTGTATCCACTGACCCATATAAGGGTCTCTAGAGAGCCCCTGGGAATATTTATAGTACTTAATAGTTGTAATATTTGTACTTCATGTCATACgtgtaaatcttaataaatattaagcaattaTTTGTTCTAGGAAAaagcaaatttgaaaaaaaaaaaactttttgttcatttttttttaatttgctttttacGTCTGAGTACACAACTGAAGACAACAGGATAAAACAAACCAAACGGGTTTGATTTAGAAACTTAGAAGTAGTTGGAGGTGTGCAGGCAGCTGTCGGGTTTCAGCTGAATATAAGCAACTAATGAAATGTGTGGGGCATGCGACACGATGCACGGTGCATGGTGCGCGCACGTAGtaaacataatcaaataaaaatgtaatgcaaTATGTCTTGTAACAAacgataaacaaacattttttataacaataattatgaaatggTAGACactttatgtttttagttattatactccctgtttatttattgttcgaATGACTAACGATTTCGACGTCGAGTTGTCGCGCGGATAGAGCACGTGGTCGCTACCCGGAGAGCGCGTTCGCATAGCACGTATGagtttccatgtgcttaatttgtgtttataattcgtctcgtgctcggcggtgaaggaaaacatcgtaaggaaaaaTGACCGTGTCGGGCTAAATTCAGCCACACGTGATAACTAAACTATCTATTAACTaacctaataatattaatttaaatataaatttttgctTTATACACACAACCAACAGGCGAAAATATTGCACAAAAAAATGTGCTTCATTGTGATCCACGTAAATGAAGTGCATTGGGCACTACTCATGAATGCTgcgagtatatttattattatgagtagtatataggtatatgtatgTGGCTGAGAGTTTATTCATCGAATCtttgtcaattatttaataaacaacgtATTCCTACGTCTACATGCACCAATTACTAGAGTCGtgaaataatctatacatatcaacgaaattaaagtgtatgtatgtaaaatattttgtcttatacctactaatatttaatttggaaaAAACAGACAAAGCAAGCTCAGAGCCCCGTACAAGCCGGTTGTATCGttgagaattaagatgttatatctctcaAGTTGTACGAAGTATTCCTGTTTGATTGAAGAATAGCAATAGAAACACTGCGCCCcctaatataaaattgttttgagtAAGTAAGATCGTAAAGGggagatttattttatctattatgcGATCCAACGTGCCTCACCTCGATGTGCGAGCTGCCACTGCGTCTGCAGGTCGGAGCACGGGCTCGCACTCAGCGCTGAGAGCGTGAACAGTGCAGATAAAGACACAAAACAACCTCTCGAGTTCCACATACTCCCggtactaattaaataatattgattggaCGTTCGGATAGGATAACCAACACGTTGACTTTCTAGGACATCCTGTCAATCTTACTATTGATATATCAAACAGTTTAAATATTGCTCATcccctatttattatttaaatttatagtcaaTGCAGGGCGTTAACAGCACGAAATGAGAATATCAGCGATTATTGACCATCTTACTTTTGATATGTTTCTACTTATGTGTTAGTGCCCCTCCCCAACATGGGAGATGGGCACTCATAGTTCCTTCGTTTGGCTACACCTATCTGTTGCGATAGATATATCTATGTTCAATATGAGATTTCGAAACTGCATAGAAATTATTACGATTGTGCGTCCGAGCTTTTTAGATGAATTATCAATAACACACCGATAATATCaaagttaatgttttaatatagtgtattgtatatttatttcagtgttGTGTAGCTTTGTTAGTAATTATTAGGTACATTACATGTTACATTAACACATTTGTTACGCTCGTGACtcggctgttttttttttttatggcataggtggcaaacgagcaggaggctcacctgatggaaagtgactaccaccgcccatggacatctgcaacaccgggaggcttgcaggtgcgttgccggcctttcaggaaagagtacgctcttttcttaaaggttcccaagtcgtatcggttcggaaaaaccgccggcgaaagctggttccacagagtggttgttcgaggcagaaaatgtcttaaaaatcgcgctgttgtggattttcggacatctaggtgatgcgggtgatatttggaattttgacgagatgtccgaaggtgaaattcagcagccgggattaatccaaacaattcctaggaacattccccgtgataaattctgtagaagatgcagagcgatccaacatctctacgcaaagccaaaggatcaagcagatcggaaagggcttgatcgtcgataattcgagccgctctacgttggatacggtcaaatggaaggagctggtactggggagcacccatGGCCggcatgtgaggccgaatttgcgccttgtatagtcttagacgatgggccgacgtgaaatactgtcttgccttgctgagcacacccagcttttttgatgccaatttggctttgccttccaattgaccgcggaactgaacggtGCTctaaacatcgacgccaagtattccgatactagctgtggcggctaacggaatgttctcgaatcgtggagatacgacaaatgatgttttttagcagttaacgcgcaaacttgcgtctttttggggttgaaatggactaggcttagccgaccccagttcgagactttgttcaaCGAAGACTCGATGTCaaacacaagtttgttccggttttcttcaacgttttcccgagaaatattagcacggccggtgtatgaggtgtctacggtgctgtcgtctgcatagcagtgaatgttactgatttgcaacaagtcattgatatgcagaagaaacagagtgggtgatagaacgcagccttgtggaacaccagcattgacgaattttaagtcagagcatgcaccgtcgacaacgaccttgatgctccgatctgccaaaaaactggtaatccaattgcataatttcccgggaagcccataagaaggaagcttcgaaagaagcgctttgtgccacacgcgatcgaaggccttcgctatgtccagactggctgctaatgcctcccccttgctctcaactgcttccgcccatctatgagtaaggtaaactagaagatcaccggctgagcgaccccgacggaaaccgtactggcagtcgctaatcagctggtactcctctaggtaccgcaggagctggcagtttataatggactccattatcttggagaacaaggaggtgatggctataggcctataattggacgggtctgagcggttgccctttttagggatcggatgtaccaaagcagtcttccaggagttcgggacgacgccgaatgcataggattgccggaaaagacgcgttaagaccggcgccaactcgggagcacaagtccgtagcacgattggaggaatgccatcgggtccatttgacttatgaatatccaaggaaagaagtgctttacgaactgcactttgccggaatttaacctccggcatcgtggtatcacaccgcgggattgttggtggtgactttcctcggtcatccagagtcgagttcgccgcgaagagagagcctaaaagatcagccttctccttcgctgtatgggccaatgactcaccgtccttgtgcagagatggtaaggaaggctgacagaaattccctaagacagccttggcgagagaccagaacgcacgtgttcctgaagggaggcgcaccagtctctcgccaattctgccaatgtactccgtcttcgctttagcgatcacgtttttgaagtacctagaggcagagttatattcctttctgaatgcgctggtatttacatcacgagacgctgatgcattagcccagtcttggtagagttcccattttcggcgcgaaggcgttttgcagaaacgaccaaaccagggctgggacttgccaccgatagggaccgcagaatacggaatgaatagttctataccctgaagcaccacatcggcgacagagtcagcaacaacgctcggatcatccggcgagaaacaaacctgcccccatgggtaggatgcaaagaaggacagCATCccgtcccaatctgctgacctgtagtgccacactcggcggcagcccacgaaacgaggtcgtgagtaccgcgcaaccgggactgtacttcggacgagacagtggtccgacgagcccagagggggatcgacggtaacctggtagccatccggatgggaagtcagcagaaggtccaacagggaaggtgtatgatcttccacatctggtattcgcgttggcgaggggactaattgtgtcaaatcatatgctaaagcgaagtcgagaacagatctacccgcatgatcggtagtgcgcgatccaagccattcggcatggtgggtattaaaatcgccaagaattacgatctctgcggatgggatctgctgcagcacggaatctgtagccatttggacgtgctcaaccagtcggtcggtttcggcattaccgctatgggacctataaaggcacgcgtagattcgcggatggtcgtcgcagtctacacgcagccagataatcgataggtcctgcccttcaaggctgccgaggcgtcgaaaacagatatcatctctgacgtaaacgcacaccccagctcgtggtacaaaggaatgttccaatttgtacccggggtaagagagaaaagtcgtatcggcaggagaggatatctgggtctcggtaagaaagagcaaggccggcttcgccgtctcaaggtggaagtgaacggcgttcaagtttgagttgagtccccttatgttgcagaagtccacggtgagggtggtaggggttgccttatgatgcctgctccgcttgccccgaacagtggcgagcgcaaaattgccccccccagaattcggagggcagcctgggcatccctgctcaggttgtgtacgtcctgagcatggatgcccagagagagattctccaccgcagtcgctgatggtaccctcctggggtaataaaaataaattctgcacaaccattatgttttggggggggagggggatcgggcctccgggactctcacataccggacgaaacgcagtagcatagctaccatTTCACgtcgattttaagtgagagagtggtacttcaccgggcgtgccggcccattcggctgcaacccgaaagtatgcagtgtggcactaccactagtAAATGGGCTgtgttatttagttattaaaacatAAGTAATTCTTAAGAGGATAAAGCAAACTTAGTAGGTCGGCAAcgagatatttatattattttattttcggaaCAAAGTTGttccgaaaataaaatatctgtcaTTAAGTAATTTTGTGTCCTGACGTCCTGGTCACCCTACTGCTGATAACTAAACCTTCGGTTATCTCTTCCTGTGTCGCTCTACGttttaccttattttaattttaaataattttaattttatattaacgtgCCCTATTTCATATATCATTGAAATAATGTAAAGTAACAATACGTAAGTTTCTAATTATTGTGTGTGATCTTTGGACACAGTACGAAGTAATGTccgtaattaattacaattaattgaaTACTGTTCTCgttattaaaacatcaaaacaaaatatacgtaagtaactttgaatttaaaaatgtattttttgaaaCGAATACTTTTTATAACCAGGTGagttttgttgtttgttttttcgCGATTCTGGCAATTACTACTGATCCCATGCGGAacgttaattttagtttatatgtaGTTTAATGACAGACATTGGCTGTATGGCATTTTAATATGTTGCATATTTTTTGGGATGTAGCACACAGTAactatttgtaatgtaaaaattggCAAAAAAGTTGCAATAATAGATCTGCCAAAAGTATTTGGTttcattaaagtattaaaaagttCATGGTCTTCttacaagtatatataaaacatacatatgtacattcgCCATGAACGCATGAGCAAATCatattaaagaaattttgtGGTTAAGTATGAGACCATATTTTGATCAGTAGTGTTGCAAGTTTAATTAAGTAGTTCTTAACGAGCtccaattaattatacttttgtgTCAATCGTTTTGAGTACAgagatacaattaaatacaaataactcATCAAGTTCATTCGTTTAATAAGTTGCAATATTTGCTGAACTTTCTGTACTCTCAGttaatggaaattaaaataataataattaataaatttaatatttttattttattataaaataattcctttacatataattacacCATACGTTATTGCGGCCGATCACTCTGGGTGGACAACAAACGCTTCATTCAAAATGGAAATATCCTTATCCAcgtttacacacacacatacgtataaataaatattatattctattttttcataataaattataataacttacatAAGATAATATCTATTACATACAATTGACTAGAAAATATCGGAATGATAAGATATTCGAGGTGCGACCAGCCATTTAATTGTCCCTGCACGAGCAGTGTCACGTCAAAAACCGGTCCGTCTCGCGGGGCATGTCAGCGCTCAGGTACGTGGTGTCGGTGGCCTGCGAAGCGGGTGCCGCCCATGACACCCAGCGAGCCTCGGCGCGCTCCCGCGGCACGCGCCAGGGGGGCTCTCCGTCCAGCGAGAGCGTGTCGAGCGGCACGTCCAGGCACGGCGCCAGCAGCCGCGGTGCGTCCGCCAGGAAGGCGGCCACCTCGGACGCCGTCGGTCGCGCCTTGTAGTCGTGCTGCCAGCAGGACTTGATCAGGCCCTCGCTGAAACGGATGCGATGCAATATGTTACGTAAGGTTACGTTCGTAAACTACCTATGGATGCCTGTGAAGGGCATTCCTCTTCTTGAGAACATTTAAGCTGATTCATGTGCATTTAACTGAATTTTAGAGTACAACTGGTTTTCCGATGTCACAATTTGTTATTCATCGCAAAGGATGAAATTAACCCAAACTACAAACTAAGCACAAGAAACCTCAAAGATGTGTTACAGAATTTAAGCCGAAGATTTACGGTTAAAGTTACGGATACCCTATGTAACTAGAATTTACCATATATTGATttctaatacattattataaaacaaaacttacagTTGGGGCTTCAGTCCGATCGGTAATTCAAGGGTCTGGCCTCCTTTCACTCTCGTGAGTACTTCGCTGTTGCTGAGGCCTTGAAAAGGTAAGGATCCGAACGTTACTATTTCGTACAGCAACACGCCGAAGGACCATACGTCGGACGCGGGCGAGAACACCCCGAGTGCGAGACTCTCGGGAGCCATCCATCGCACCGGAAGCATACCCTTTCGGCTAAATCGGTAGTAATCGTTCTCGAAAACTAAGCGAGTCATGCCAAAGTCAGCCAGCTTGACAACTCGGCGCGCGCTGACTAGGCAGTTGCGCGCCGCCACGTCGCGGTGCACGTATCGCAGCTGCGCCAGGTACGACAGCGCTCGCGCCACGTCCAACGCCATGCCCGTCAGGCGTCGCGCTGATACCTGCTCCTCCGCGTCCTCGCCGGCTGCACCCGCGCACGCTAGGTGTCGCCGCGCCAGCAGGTAATTCTTGAGGTCCCCGTGTAACATGTACTCCATGACAGTGCACACGGGCTCGGTCTTAGTAACCACGGCAAGGAGCCGGACCACATTCTTGTGATCGAAGCGTTTCATGGCTTCTGCCTCCGACAGAAAATCGAGTTTCTCCTCCGTACTTGCGCCCGCCTTTAGTGTTTTCACGGCGACAGCGGTCCACCCGCGATCTTCCGTCAGTAGAGCGTAGCCACCGTAGACCGTTCCGAAGGCACCCATGCCGAGTTTTCTATTGATGACGACGCGTTCTCGAGGTATCTCCCAGCGGTCGAGACCGATAGTCTTGGGCAACATCGAATGTAGTCCCAGTGCCTCCAGTCGGGAACGGTACTTGCGTTCTGCACGCCTCTTGCAATAGAACGCTATAGCGCTAATTGCTGCAACTGCTAACAATAACAATAAGGATCCAAGAATCACGAAAGCTGTGCGACAGTCGCAGCGAAAAAGATTTGCTATCGGTTGTAATGCACATTGTTCTCCGCCATCGTCTGGTATTCGGCCGTCTGCCGTCCGCCAGATCAGTAAGTCTTCGTGCAGTTCGAGCCGGTCGCGCTCCCAGCGTCCGACCTCGCGGCGGG comes from Vanessa atalanta chromosome 3, ilVanAtal1.2, whole genome shotgun sequence and encodes:
- the LOC125077328 gene encoding uncharacterized protein LOC125077328 isoform X1; the encoded protein is MWNSRGCFVSLSALFTLSALSASPCSDLQTQWQLAHRDVPVRVKGEEMPVTVFGEGGAPRAAAALLLVTVRDILGFSARLKLATADLCNLTQMTNWPSIAVVAPVAYMPSSGCNAEAHHVDLVTALTSAASDFSIHLLAHVPFEECEYLINNSALGLSSVATILNKCRFIESKNISKQNTDCEECFAVLARNESQHDIGVAVELQRWITDSEIPLQIVYIETDLLLRKKILELQQQNKSFLFLDEDIWESNPKVFRVKPPLCVKSSNRCSYVLDSSIAVRVGNGGFMKRFALPISNFVSRFAPETTDLWEILQNEIYLQNIEEAACLWAFQNKNKIENWTLTANNNRQLPLVYRIKIFLCKDDPDLEEHINVLKIAGSLLNIKEVHYNLTLTTLVDCLDSENFTWKIIALAREQQIAGAIAWGWMVTAAVANAAEYGQLPLLLAGPTLPEVALDTKLVVHAVTASLMNLTHAYLELLQRCNWMRVAILSDNTTYSKKIINMLLNEKKLLIREEIINLQSVRVTLEKFRTLDARIFFVNTNSNISGVILCTALDLGMTPGAGFVWIVRDWRVAKCNVENDWDEMYHFTLGLTWRGGPTAGGSIEMQNELRKLWQTHENGLTGSSNSASLADALLFLGQGFANFVKEYPSQIYDLHGLDNALNFSKSLQKIIVNGTAQELKSKAGEKLVFIEKWHGNTGSSVALWYITPKGIVDVWPNNSTTCTQIVGMQPMDRYYCITFTTGDPFAPRCHLLTICITIAIFTFAIISIYVARRARLSSISRREKEESKRVVSWLDTYLVQRNSITLFHVIGSGSNGKVRFAELRKPDKIVLVAAKEPKCCIGLYKENEFLREACILAPLRHENVIRLVGVCIGGGPPIVLMEHAHYNDLHRYLTFRRQFAISARRHEVPAKEVMEVSDGELTRFAREAARALEYLAHKRLVHRDVRAANCLVDKNRLLKLADFGMARELESEATLYITTRRTLFPVLWMPPESLIKGVFSPASDIWSLGVLILEVSTLGARPYSDWPLEQVVAYVKSGGYPPLPPDTSKHTRNLLLACWQQDVKARPSAAFVHDFLTRNPHVISPALLTPDMPETNLHFIKRDRTFEEIERSRRNTSCTFISKDF
- the LOC125077328 gene encoding uncharacterized protein LOC125077328 isoform X2, translating into MPSSGCNAEAHHVDLVTALTSAASDFSIHLLAHVPFEECEYLINNSALGLSSVATILNKCRFIESKNISKQNTDCEECFAVLARNESQHDIGVAVELQRWITDSEIPLQIVYIETDLLLRKKILELQQQNKSFLFLDEDIWESNPKVFRVKPPLCVKSSNRCSYVLDSSIAVRVGNGGFMKRFALPISNFVSRFAPETTDLWEILQNEIYLQNIEEAACLWAFQNKNKIENWTLTANNNRQLPLVYRIKIFLCKDDPDLEEHINVLKIAGSLLNIKEVHYNLTLTTLVDCLDSENFTWKIIALAREQQIAGAIAWGWMVTAAVANAAEYGQLPLLLAGPTLPEVALDTKLVVHAVTASLMNLTHAYLELLQRCNWMRVAILSDNTTYSKKIINMLLNEKKLLIREEIINLQSVRVTLEKFRTLDARIFFVNTNSNISGVILCTALDLGMTPGAGFVWIVRDWRVAKCNVENDWDEMYHFTLGLTWRGGPTAGGSIEMQNELRKLWQTHENGLTGSSNSASLADALLFLGQGFANFVKEYPSQIYDLHGLDNALNFSKSLQKIIVNGTAQELKSKAGEKLVFIEKWHGNTGSSVALWYITPKGIVDVWPNNSTTCTQIVGMQPMDRYYCITFTTGDPFAPRCHLLTICITIAIFTFAIISIYVARRARLSSISRREKEESKRVVSWLDTYLVQRNSITLFHVIGSGSNGKVRFAELRKPDKIVLVAAKEPKCCIGLYKENEFLREACILAPLRHENVIRLVGVCIGGGPPIVLMEHAHYNDLHRYLTFRRQFAISARRHEVPAKEVMEVSDGELTRFAREAARALEYLAHKRLVHRDVRAANCLVDKNRLLKLADFGMARELESEATLYITTRRTLFPVLWMPPESLIKGVFSPASDIWSLGVLILEVSTLGARPYSDWPLEQVVAYVKSGGYPPLPPDTSKHTRNLLLACWQQDVKARPSAAFVHDFLTRNPHVISPALLTPDMPETNLHFIKRDRTFEEIERSRRNTSCTFISKDF